The following is a genomic window from Propionispora hippei DSM 15287.
ATTGTTTGGAAAGGATTTCCGGCAGGGATTGTTGTAATGAAAAAGAAAGAGTTATGGAGGGAAAATCAACATGGAGGCATCATCCTTTTTTCAACAGTTTATCCAACAGTTGATTAATGGTGTATCCCTGGGCAGCATTTATTCTTTGATTGCCCTTGGCTATACCATGGTTTATGGCATTATCAAACTTATCAATTTTGCTCATGGCGATATTTATATGCTGGGAGCTTATCTGGGCTTTTTTGCCACCACGACATTGAAAATGCCCTTCTTGCCGGCATTGGTAGTAGCCATGGTGGGAGCCGCTCTGGCAGGTATGATCATTGAACGGCTGGCATACCGGCCGCTGCGGTCGGCGCCGAAGATTGCCGTATTGATTACAGCCATCGGCGTGTCGCTGCTTTTAGAGTATGGCGGGATGCTGATTGTAACGCCGCAGCCGCGGACTTTCCCGAAGGTGTTTGCCGCGGAGCTTTATAATATTGGCGGCATTGTTATCAACAGCCAGCAGATTGTCATTCTGGTCGTTGCCTTGCTGCTCATGGTGCTGTTGACTTATGTCGTGCAGAAGACAAAAATCGGCAAAGCCATGCGGGCTGTTTCGTTTGATACCGATGCCGCCCGTTTAATGGGCATCAATGTGGACCGGGTTATTTCCTTTACCTTTGGTATCGGTTCCGGTCTGGCTGCTGCTGCCGGTGTGCTGGTCGGCGTTTACTACAATTCGATCGATCCGCTGATGGGCATTATGCCCGGTCTGAAGGCCTTTGTGGCGGCGGTATTGGGTGGGATCGGCGTGATTCCGGGGGCCATGCTCGGCGGTATTATCATGGGTGTGGTGGAAGCCTTGGTCAGCGGCTTCATTTCTTCTACTTTCCGCGATGCCGCAGCCTTTGGCATATTAATCCTCATTTTGCTGTTCAGGCCGGCCGGCTTGCTTGGCAAAAATGTACGTGAGAAAGTGTAGGTGACCAAGATGAGAGAGGCTACGAAAAAAGATATACTGTCTTTGGGCGCCTGCCTGGTTGTATACGGTATTCTACAAACGCTCATTACGACGAATGTTATTGGTCCTTTCTGGCAGCTGAATCTGGTGCTGATCTGTATTAACATTATCTTGGTAAGCAGCTTGAATTTAATTAACGGTTTTGCCGGACAGTTTTCCATCGGCCATGCCGGCTTTATGGCGGTCGGTGCCTATCTGGGAGCGGTCCTGACGGTGAAGCTGCATCTCCCCTTCCTTGTGGCTATTTTGGGCGGTGCTTTGGCGGCCGGTATGCTTGGCTTTTTGATTGGTTTGCCGACGCTGCGGCTAAACGGTGACTATCTGGCCATTGCCACCTTGGGGTTGGGCGAGATTATCCGTATTACCATCCTGAATATTCCCTATGTGG
Proteins encoded in this region:
- a CDS encoding branched-chain amino acid ABC transporter permease — translated: MEASSFFQQFIQQLINGVSLGSIYSLIALGYTMVYGIIKLINFAHGDIYMLGAYLGFFATTTLKMPFLPALVVAMVGAALAGMIIERLAYRPLRSAPKIAVLITAIGVSLLLEYGGMLIVTPQPRTFPKVFAAELYNIGGIVINSQQIVILVVALLLMVLLTYVVQKTKIGKAMRAVSFDTDAARLMGINVDRVISFTFGIGSGLAAAAGVLVGVYYNSIDPLMGIMPGLKAFVAAVLGGIGVIPGAMLGGIIMGVVEALVSGFISSTFRDAAAFGILILILLFRPAGLLGKNVREKV